A genomic region of Fibrobacter succinogenes contains the following coding sequences:
- a CDS encoding helix-turn-helix domain-containing protein: MNTEEIATKDDLAKMECRILQAIHRKVESKDRTLNIDEAVKHIKAKNRGTIYKLTSSGELAYLKVGKSLVFWESDLNRYLARQRRSSNEELSAAAALRSV, translated from the coding sequence ATGAACACCGAAGAAATCGCCACAAAAGACGACCTTGCCAAAATGGAGTGCCGCATTCTCCAGGCTATTCACAGGAAAGTTGAAAGCAAGGACCGCACTCTGAACATCGACGAAGCTGTCAAACACATCAAGGCCAAGAACCGCGGTACCATTTACAAACTCACCAGCTCAGGCGAACTCGCTTACCTAAAGGTAGGCAAATCGCTCGTATTCTGGGAATCCGACCTCAACCGTTACCTGGCAAGGCAACGCAGGTCGAGCAACGAAGAACTTTCTGCAGCCGCAGCATTACGATCGGTATGA
- a CDS encoding site-specific integrase, whose amino-acid sequence MKIKEKVHINQRPVKGGGFSLHLDYRIGGKRVREFLKLYLVPAKTQADKIKNDETLRLATEIKNKRIRELDSGELNVDTPKKAKTIFAIDYFQKKIGQIKVENSRQNNFTMLKSLTEFRKNATLVEINREFFKKFIDFLASKDLSPGTIRLYGVLLKARLHNAYIDGLILHMPDFYGIMPKKQSSEIEFLTLDELRDLDSAPAPDEIKNPFLFCCFTGLRFSDIQTLKWENIDNDTIVIRMKKTKEIVRVPLSANAKKFLPERKCKGKVFEIGPLNSLTRGLKAWAENAGLKKNLHFHMSRHTFATLALANGAELYTVSKLLGHRSLQTTQVYAKVLDEGRRKAVDAIPEL is encoded by the coding sequence ATGAAAATCAAAGAGAAAGTTCACATCAACCAGCGCCCTGTAAAGGGCGGCGGTTTTTCGCTGCACCTCGACTACAGGATCGGCGGCAAAAGGGTCAGGGAATTCCTGAAACTATACCTCGTGCCCGCCAAGACTCAGGCAGACAAGATAAAAAATGACGAGACTCTGAGGCTGGCAACCGAAATAAAAAACAAGCGGATCCGCGAGCTGGATTCAGGCGAACTTAATGTCGACACCCCGAAAAAGGCAAAGACCATCTTTGCTATCGACTATTTCCAAAAGAAAATAGGTCAGATAAAGGTCGAAAACTCGCGACAGAACAATTTCACCATGCTGAAATCCTTGACCGAATTCCGGAAAAATGCAACGCTTGTCGAAATCAACCGCGAATTCTTCAAAAAATTCATTGACTTTCTGGCATCAAAAGATTTGTCACCCGGCACAATCCGCCTTTACGGCGTGCTCTTGAAAGCCAGGTTGCACAACGCCTACATCGACGGGCTCATTCTGCACATGCCCGACTTTTACGGAATCATGCCAAAAAAGCAGTCTTCAGAAATCGAATTCTTGACACTTGACGAACTGCGTGACCTGGACTCCGCACCAGCTCCCGATGAAATCAAGAATCCATTCTTGTTCTGTTGCTTTACCGGCTTGAGATTTTCAGACATTCAGACACTCAAATGGGAAAACATCGACAACGACACAATCGTCATCCGGATGAAGAAAACAAAAGAAATTGTCCGGGTGCCGCTATCAGCCAATGCGAAAAAGTTCTTACCCGAAAGAAAATGCAAGGGTAAGGTCTTCGAAATTGGTCCGCTAAACAGTTTGACTCGCGGGTTGAAAGCCTGGGCCGAAAACGCCGGACTGAAAAAGAACTTGCATTTTCACATGAGTCGCCACACGTTCGCGACGCTGGCCCTGGCTAACGGAGCCGAACTTTACACGGTCAGCAAACTCCTTGGGCACCGTAGTCTACAAACCACACAGGTCTACGCCAAAGTGCTCGACGAGGGCCGCCGCAAGGCAGTTGACGCGATTCCAGAGCTATAA
- a CDS encoding DUF5675 family protein, producing MKPELVLIRTGLNYNKKGVFGELYLNNHFVCWTLENRSKLIPAVGYCVKNSQSPKFKRELPLLYNRVIQASRGIRIHVGNDAVKDSNGCILVGMMRDENKLMESAPAETMVAMLCRNCDYLLIVEPYSLTN from the coding sequence GTGAAACCTGAACTTGTTCTAATTCGTACTGGTTTAAACTACAATAAAAAAGGCGTATTCGGCGAACTTTACCTGAACAATCATTTTGTCTGCTGGACTTTGGAGAACCGTTCCAAGCTAATCCCTGCAGTCGGTTATTGCGTCAAGAATTCACAAAGTCCGAAATTCAAACGTGAGCTCCCCTTGCTGTACAACAGAGTTATTCAAGCTTCTCGTGGGATTCGAATTCATGTTGGCAACGATGCGGTCAAGGATTCGAATGGTTGTATTTTGGTCGGTATGATGCGTGACGAAAATAAACTTATGGAGTCGGCTCCGGCAGAAACCATGGTAGCTATGCTATGTCGGAATTGCGATTATCTTTTAATCGTTGAGCCGTACTCATTAACAAACTAA
- a CDS encoding reverse transcriptase domain-containing protein produces MRLDAASAAAVPFVRSRSNGWNLNNNGNFNGNNNLNNNNRALSVANLTNAGRSADSMVLLDELLETYFVARSNKRRSRDAVLFEMCFEKSLVRLCNDLNGRRLDTTPNYAFVVFSPKAREIFATAMYVRVVHHYLDRKLRPIYEDVLSDRTYNNRKGKGLHACIARFREDVREMTCNYTRDAWIVHMDLKGYFPNADVEIALAQQLDIIDRYYIGDDEADIMYMMESCMRADPARNCKVYVPRSNWSAIAPEKSLFNKPVGTGGAIGFLCWQNAMGHYINNVVKWLETFGFLRVVGFVDDIYIVTTDKAKFLSMMPEIRSRLSALKVRLNERKFYCQHYSKGVHILGSRVKFDREYADNGTVCRAFAKINEWKHARNVQWKTARLLSSMNTYVGILRTKDMRNVAERFRREVLTSFRRYLQWNDKKNCFALRARYGFRAVLRRKYKVRL; encoded by the coding sequence GTGCGCCTTGATGCAGCTTCGGCTGCGGCGGTTCCCTTTGTCCGTTCCCGCTCCAATGGCTGGAATTTGAACAACAACGGGAATTTCAACGGCAACAACAACCTGAACAACAACAATCGGGCGTTGTCGGTCGCGAACTTGACTAATGCAGGCCGTTCGGCGGATAGTATGGTATTGCTAGATGAATTGCTAGAGACTTATTTCGTTGCGCGTAGCAACAAGCGCCGCTCGAGAGACGCGGTACTGTTCGAGATGTGCTTTGAAAAGTCTCTCGTCCGTCTGTGCAATGACCTGAACGGGCGTAGGCTCGATACTACCCCGAACTATGCCTTCGTCGTTTTTAGCCCCAAGGCGAGGGAGATTTTCGCCACTGCGATGTACGTGCGTGTCGTGCATCACTACCTAGACCGCAAGCTGCGCCCGATATACGAGGACGTGCTTTCGGACCGAACCTACAACAACCGCAAGGGCAAGGGCCTTCACGCCTGTATCGCTCGCTTCCGCGAGGACGTGCGCGAGATGACCTGCAACTACACGCGTGACGCCTGGATAGTCCATATGGACCTCAAGGGCTATTTCCCTAACGCGGATGTCGAGATTGCGCTTGCGCAGCAGTTGGACATTATCGACCGTTACTACATCGGAGATGACGAGGCCGACATCATGTACATGATGGAATCCTGCATGCGGGCTGACCCTGCGAGGAACTGCAAAGTGTACGTACCGCGTTCGAACTGGTCCGCGATTGCTCCGGAAAAGAGCCTGTTCAACAAGCCGGTGGGAACTGGCGGCGCGATAGGATTTCTTTGCTGGCAAAACGCCATGGGTCACTACATCAACAATGTCGTGAAATGGCTGGAGACTTTCGGCTTCCTGCGTGTTGTTGGCTTCGTTGACGACATCTACATCGTGACTACCGACAAGGCGAAATTCCTCTCGATGATGCCGGAGATTCGCTCAAGGCTTTCGGCTTTGAAGGTACGGCTGAATGAACGGAAGTTCTACTGCCAGCACTATTCGAAGGGTGTACATATACTAGGTAGCAGGGTGAAGTTCGATCGCGAGTATGCCGACAACGGAACGGTCTGTCGGGCTTTTGCGAAAATCAATGAATGGAAGCATGCTCGGAACGTGCAGTGGAAAACTGCGCGACTACTTTCTTCGATGAATACCTACGTCGGGATTTTGAGGACAAAGGATATGCGGAATGTCGCCGAGCGATTCAGGCGTGAAGTGCTGACATCGTTTAGGCGGTATTTGCAATGGAATGACAAGAAGAACTGCTTTGCGCTGCGTGCCCGCTACGGTTTTCGTGCGGTGCTTCGGCGCAAGTACAAGGTGAGGTTGTGA
- a CDS encoding four helix bundle protein, producing MSKKVVDTPIYVDTYKLVGIVYGLRFSIPKRDRAVLGDRILDASTAMLVEFTLSYKLRGNEKVVHTDRFLAHFEVLKGLMRLCIDKKVVPGKKCVESYEYIQRIDDGIIAWRERIAREVRSTAASNNGRRSGMQEQLRGGDGIMNTSSGSAP from the coding sequence GTGTCAAAGAAAGTTGTCGATACTCCGATATACGTGGATACCTACAAGCTGGTTGGTATCGTGTACGGTCTGCGGTTTTCGATTCCAAAACGCGACAGGGCCGTTCTCGGCGACAGAATCCTTGACGCGTCGACTGCGATGCTTGTTGAGTTCACTCTTTCTTACAAGTTGCGCGGAAACGAGAAGGTGGTTCACACGGACAGGTTCCTCGCGCATTTCGAGGTACTGAAAGGCCTGATGCGGCTGTGTATCGACAAGAAGGTGGTGCCCGGAAAAAAGTGCGTAGAATCATACGAATATATACAGAGAATTGACGATGGCATAATCGCGTGGCGAGAAAGGATCGCCCGCGAAGTACGGTCAACGGCGGCATCAAACAATGGCCGTCGTTCCGGCATGCAAGAACAGTTAAGAGGAGGCGACGGTATCATGAATACCAGTTCCGGCAGTGCGCCTTGA
- a CDS encoding putative phage tail protein → MLSVQQISPLRVNQGGSVYVFGSGFDYKCKVLADNGTPSQIAELTVLDYDDNSLEFVAPKDAGSYDVLVVRENILFGRFSLTVVTLSELNVWNVARRDNVVRDGVDYENEEFRSSLLGLLPRGFAWFKGKAGNWWKLFAGFSLGFSAVYKILRDLVFESSPAKTTSYETWERELGLPIKGLEQSTSARRLEEIFRVARKKGGATVPYFKSLAALFGLRAEVYEYWNPEHRSHFEGVDFGDDDPNFYWMIAVEGSAEDWHICTCNDTCNDYLQEWSNVPAEVMFEKLKPAHTKLLCSYVDVDVELVLVDNQDNVLIANNAPIVASVKSSQVRYTGTIELEDGTVFRTVRIKDLPDGADTNSYMVRDSDTEGTVKSRAMDEATLDELWKSTPAEGEV, encoded by the coding sequence GTGCTTTCGGTTCAGCAAATAAGTCCGCTGCGTGTAAACCAAGGTGGCTCGGTCTATGTCTTTGGATCGGGCTTTGATTACAAGTGCAAGGTTTTGGCTGACAACGGAACTCCATCTCAGATTGCAGAACTTACGGTCCTCGATTACGACGATAATTCTCTTGAATTTGTAGCGCCGAAAGATGCTGGTTCTTACGATGTGCTTGTCGTTCGCGAAAATATCTTGTTTGGCCGATTTTCGCTTACAGTCGTTACTCTGAGCGAATTAAATGTTTGGAATGTTGCTCGGCGTGATAATGTCGTGCGTGACGGCGTTGATTACGAAAATGAAGAGTTTAGAAGCTCCCTTTTAGGGTTGCTGCCGCGCGGGTTCGCCTGGTTTAAGGGTAAAGCCGGAAATTGGTGGAAGCTTTTTGCAGGGTTCTCGCTCGGCTTTTCTGCTGTGTATAAAATTCTGCGCGACCTTGTCTTTGAATCTAGCCCTGCAAAAACGACGTCCTACGAAACATGGGAACGTGAGCTGGGATTGCCGATTAAAGGCCTTGAACAGTCTACTAGCGCAAGGCGTCTTGAAGAAATCTTTCGAGTTGCCAGGAAAAAGGGTGGCGCGACCGTTCCGTATTTTAAAAGTCTTGCAGCGCTGTTTGGCTTGCGGGCAGAAGTGTACGAATACTGGAATCCTGAACATAGGTCTCATTTTGAAGGCGTAGATTTTGGCGACGATGATCCGAATTTTTATTGGATGATTGCTGTCGAGGGAAGTGCTGAAGACTGGCATATTTGCACGTGCAACGATACCTGTAATGACTATTTGCAGGAATGGAGTAATGTCCCTGCCGAGGTCATGTTTGAAAAGCTGAAGCCAGCGCACACTAAGCTTCTGTGCTCGTATGTCGATGTAGATGTTGAGCTGGTGCTTGTAGATAACCAAGACAATGTCTTGATTGCAAATAATGCTCCTATTGTGGCGTCTGTCAAGAGTTCTCAGGTCAGATATACTGGGACGATTGAGCTTGAAGATGGAACCGTGTTTCGAACCGTCCGCATCAAGGACTTGCCCGACGGTGCCGACACCAACAGCTACATGGTGCGCGACAGCGATACCGAGGGCACGGTCAAGAGCCGCGCCATGGACGAGGCTACGCTTGACGAACTGTGGAAATCCACACCTGCGGAAGGGGAGGTGTAG
- a CDS encoding baseplate J/gp47 family protein translates to MEFKSLQELIRIVENALAIQFFGQSTVLRKTVLKVLAHVLGGALYMVILIAKRIWKNRFVSTCDVSALEGFGAEYGIPHKVPLKSSGTAAVTLEEGVSTVTIPQGTVLVDEESGIEYEVPNDVIVDSEHIGIPVVALDVGKDSDLGEGVSLTFRDGAVDGVASVVSELISGGVADPVEVDGDIQVWGELAEDYRARLLNRIQNPAHGGAANDYYGWATKFSFVTDAFIFPNQPETNSVSVALANYNSANIVPTEDQVAEVKSYIEDDARRPVTADVRVFAVTPVPVTITASVAPYNQYVRESATTAIKQYLQKMQPGTSVDFETLRLHVLSNSAAKEFFIQSVTKSGSQVQVLEMDLDFSGESPVAEVSKIEAGGINLLNGDV, encoded by the coding sequence ATGGAATTTAAGAGCTTGCAGGAACTTATCCGTATCGTCGAAAATGCCTTGGCAATTCAGTTTTTTGGCCAGTCTACGGTGTTGCGTAAGACCGTGCTTAAGGTGCTTGCGCATGTGCTTGGCGGGGCCTTGTACATGGTAATTTTGATTGCAAAACGGATATGGAAAAATCGTTTCGTCTCTACTTGCGACGTGTCTGCTCTCGAAGGATTTGGCGCTGAATACGGGATCCCGCACAAGGTGCCGTTAAAATCTTCCGGAACGGCTGCTGTTACTTTGGAAGAAGGTGTTTCTACGGTTACGATTCCGCAGGGGACTGTTTTGGTCGATGAGGAATCGGGGATTGAGTATGAAGTGCCTAATGATGTTATAGTTGACTCTGAACATATCGGTATCCCTGTTGTTGCGTTGGATGTCGGTAAGGACTCTGACCTTGGTGAAGGCGTGTCTTTGACGTTTAGGGATGGCGCTGTTGATGGCGTCGCCTCTGTTGTATCCGAGTTGATATCCGGTGGCGTTGCGGATCCTGTTGAAGTGGATGGCGATATCCAGGTGTGGGGCGAATTGGCGGAAGACTATCGTGCCCGCCTTTTGAATCGCATCCAAAACCCTGCGCATGGCGGTGCCGCGAACGACTATTATGGTTGGGCGACGAAGTTTTCATTTGTTACGGATGCGTTTATTTTTCCGAATCAGCCCGAAACCAACTCGGTAAGCGTCGCCTTGGCGAATTATAATTCTGCAAACATCGTGCCGACGGAAGATCAGGTTGCCGAAGTTAAGTCTTACATCGAAGATGATGCCCGTAGACCGGTCACTGCCGATGTGCGTGTGTTTGCGGTGACGCCGGTTCCCGTTACGATTACTGCGTCGGTAGCTCCTTACAATCAGTATGTGCGTGAAAGCGCTACGACGGCGATTAAACAGTATCTGCAAAAAATGCAACCTGGAACTTCTGTTGATTTCGAAACGTTGCGGTTGCATGTGCTGTCGAATTCTGCTGCGAAAGAATTCTTTATTCAGTCGGTGACGAAAAGCGGTTCCCAGGTTCAGGTGCTCGAAATGGATTTGGATTTCTCTGGCGAAAGTCCGGTTGCCGAAGTTTCGAAAATTGAAGCTGGTGGAATCAATCTTCTGAACGGAGATGTGTAG
- a CDS encoding phage GP46 family protein, which translates to MSDLALYRRSSGDFDLAFDEVKGDLLTSDSLENAVVISIGTYARERKLGKVANLKPVIGGWWGDALSEKGNLGGYLYEAFPGKLTEVTARSVENLVNESLAWMVEDGVAKSVGCKAEVAAEETMNVTITIGRPDGSDDAYAYEIKWMATDGI; encoded by the coding sequence ATGAGCGACCTTGCTTTGTATCGCAGAAGTTCCGGTGATTTTGACCTTGCCTTCGATGAAGTCAAAGGTGATTTGCTGACTTCTGACAGCCTTGAAAATGCTGTCGTGATATCGATTGGAACTTACGCCCGCGAGCGCAAGCTTGGAAAAGTGGCTAATCTGAAGCCGGTTATTGGTGGATGGTGGGGTGATGCCCTTTCTGAAAAAGGGAATCTTGGCGGGTATCTTTACGAAGCTTTCCCTGGAAAACTGACCGAGGTGACGGCAAGGTCTGTCGAAAATCTTGTGAACGAATCTTTGGCTTGGATGGTTGAGGATGGCGTTGCTAAGTCTGTCGGCTGTAAAGCTGAAGTCGCAGCCGAAGAAACGATGAATGTCACTATCACTATTGGACGTCCTGATGGTAGTGACGACGCTTATGCTTACGAAATAAAGTGGATGGCTACTGATGGAATTTAA
- a CDS encoding phage baseplate assembly protein, which translates to MSFESLIESLMAKLRLMVGRCVISASRYKNGELLADIELVAGERRRNVEFLQQFGFSSRPKGDVEGVALFIGGSRDNGVVISTRGECPDLKEGEVRVHSPFGTSITLKNDGSIEFLTNSNKFRFVGDVEATGDFKALCDGTFVTLTGHIHKTGMGPTDPPQPGM; encoded by the coding sequence ATGAGCTTTGAATCTTTGATTGAATCGTTGATGGCGAAGCTCCGCCTGATGGTGGGCCGTTGCGTGATTTCTGCCAGCCGTTACAAAAACGGTGAGCTGTTGGCCGATATTGAACTTGTTGCTGGCGAACGACGCCGAAATGTTGAATTCTTGCAACAGTTCGGTTTTTCGAGTCGCCCCAAAGGTGATGTGGAAGGCGTTGCGCTTTTCATTGGCGGGTCCCGCGACAACGGAGTGGTTATATCCACTCGGGGCGAATGCCCGGATCTGAAAGAAGGCGAGGTGCGGGTGCATTCTCCGTTCGGCACTAGCATAACTCTCAAAAACGATGGTTCTATTGAATTTTTGACCAATTCCAACAAGTTCCGTTTTGTTGGCGATGTTGAAGCGACGGGAGATTTTAAGGCTCTGTGCGACGGAACTTTCGTCACTTTGACTGGTCATATTCATAAGACGGGTATGGGCCCGACGGATCCGCCTCAACCAGGGATGTGA
- a CDS encoding phage baseplate assembly protein translates to MIEVFANGRKFSEWTEARVVRSLDHIAAAFSLTLVARNSDGDRVRLFPGDSVEVAVNGTKVISGFVDRLSTSFSAGSHSVGVSGSECSADIADCCIDNPLEWENKKMDEIIRIVCANFGLSFSNRMGVDVGGPFQKFSVEPGAKALDTITKLCKERGILCCSDGMGKVYLLKPDSCPRGPALKQGENLMAASVDFSLVDRFSTYTVYGTGKAKNKVVATSSDSDVSRNRPLIVVDSNAVEKDKVQARADWECRVRRAKSMGFRATVHGWEHSSGLWIPGVICSFEAPELFVETPLDLLVSSVEYSWGSSGEMTNLTLVPPEVFEPQPESKKVKAVKSAKSPKSDPWKSIKKAVQGK, encoded by the coding sequence ATGATAGAGGTTTTCGCCAACGGCCGTAAGTTTTCGGAGTGGACGGAAGCCCGCGTGGTCCGGTCTCTTGACCATATTGCGGCGGCATTTTCGCTCACCTTGGTTGCCAGGAATTCGGATGGCGACCGTGTGCGTCTTTTCCCTGGTGATTCAGTCGAGGTTGCTGTCAATGGTACCAAGGTGATTTCCGGGTTTGTGGACCGTCTTTCAACGTCGTTTTCCGCTGGTTCGCATTCGGTGGGTGTTTCCGGGAGCGAATGTTCTGCGGATATCGCCGATTGCTGTATTGATAACCCGCTGGAGTGGGAAAACAAGAAAATGGACGAAATCATCCGCATTGTCTGCGCGAATTTCGGTCTTTCTTTCTCGAACCGCATGGGCGTGGATGTTGGCGGTCCGTTCCAGAAGTTTTCTGTCGAGCCTGGAGCCAAGGCGCTTGACACGATCACGAAGCTTTGCAAAGAACGTGGAATCCTGTGTTGTTCCGACGGCATGGGCAAAGTGTATCTGCTAAAGCCTGATTCGTGCCCACGTGGGCCAGCCTTGAAGCAAGGTGAAAACTTGATGGCGGCAAGTGTAGATTTTTCGCTTGTTGACCGCTTTTCAACCTATACGGTTTACGGAACTGGCAAGGCGAAAAACAAGGTTGTAGCGACATCTTCTGATTCGGACGTTAGCCGAAACCGCCCGCTGATTGTCGTGGATTCCAATGCGGTCGAAAAAGACAAGGTGCAAGCCCGTGCCGACTGGGAATGCCGCGTTCGCAGGGCTAAATCGATGGGATTCAGGGCGACGGTCCATGGTTGGGAGCATTCGTCGGGTCTTTGGATTCCTGGCGTGATTTGCTCTTTCGAAGCCCCGGAGCTTTTCGTCGAGACACCGCTTGATTTATTGGTATCATCCGTAGAGTATTCCTGGGGGTCTTCGGGTGAGATGACGAACTTGACGCTGGTTCCGCCCGAAGTTTTTGAGCCTCAGCCGGAATCAAAGAAGGTCAAGGCGGTAAAGTCTGCGAAAAGTCCTAAATCCGACCCGTGGAAATCTATCAAGAAGGCGGTGCAAGGAAAATGA
- a CDS encoding DNA circularization N-terminal domain-containing protein codes for MAEHEFLYANSLHKVQIDTPQGVVECVAASYAGVPFFVEETASSGGREVVTTPLPFSDSHVNEDVGKKVLGITCTIYLTGADCETKRERLEEALNKEGAFEFIHPHYGRMNARCTAYSLSFKKAEQEFISGELTFVPEQKVENQAQSVTDLRGVAIGKSDSALSSAKSIFTEVFSIAGKAKSVVDSVADSTTKMLDDIESARGSIRSVSAFVNTLSQIRENVQLIMMSPSDFANRIQNLLTLTKETVSDDDANGYVNESLVMMRSTMAKRRDSAYSSADELSSEVDRLALMSAAAMAARSVVDCSFTSAEEAREMQDSLSSVFDDAAEQAGSVEDYATLMDLQATALKYLRDEMSKLAVVVELPLNGTRDILSVCFDCYGSLDRVDEILERNDVGDPLVMTRESLRVLSK; via the coding sequence ATGGCTGAACACGAATTTTTATACGCAAATTCTTTACACAAGGTTCAAATCGATACGCCCCAGGGCGTTGTCGAGTGCGTGGCCGCATCCTATGCAGGGGTCCCGTTTTTTGTGGAAGAAACGGCGAGTTCCGGCGGTCGCGAAGTGGTTACTACTCCGCTGCCTTTTTCCGATAGCCATGTAAACGAAGATGTCGGCAAAAAGGTTCTTGGAATCACCTGCACTATCTACCTGACCGGAGCGGATTGCGAAACCAAGCGTGAACGCCTGGAAGAGGCGCTGAACAAGGAAGGTGCTTTCGAGTTCATTCATCCGCATTATGGCCGCATGAACGCCCGCTGCACGGCGTACAGCCTTTCGTTCAAGAAGGCTGAGCAGGAGTTCATTTCGGGTGAACTTACGTTTGTTCCGGAACAGAAAGTCGAGAATCAGGCTCAAAGTGTAACGGACTTGCGTGGCGTTGCGATTGGAAAATCGGATTCCGCACTGAGTTCCGCAAAGTCGATTTTTACCGAGGTTTTCAGTATTGCGGGAAAGGCTAAGTCTGTCGTAGATTCGGTGGCTGATTCAACCACCAAAATGCTTGATGACATCGAAAGTGCACGTGGATCTATTCGTAGTGTTTCGGCGTTTGTCAATACGCTTTCGCAGATTCGCGAGAATGTTCAGCTAATCATGATGTCGCCGTCCGACTTTGCGAATCGCATACAAAATCTTTTGACGCTGACCAAAGAAACCGTGTCTGACGACGATGCCAACGGATATGTGAACGAAAGCCTGGTCATGATGCGTTCGACAATGGCCAAGAGGCGGGATTCGGCCTATTCTTCGGCAGATGAATTGAGCTCTGAAGTTGACCGTTTGGCTCTCATGAGTGCTGCGGCAATGGCAGCTCGATCTGTGGTGGATTGCTCTTTCACAAGTGCTGAAGAAGCTCGTGAAATGCAGGACTCGCTAAGTTCTGTTTTTGATGATGCGGCCGAACAGGCCGGTTCTGTCGAAGATTATGCGACTTTGATGGATCTGCAGGCGACGGCACTCAAGTATCTGCGTGACGAAATGTCGAAACTTGCGGTGGTCGTAGAATTGCCGTTGAACGGGACTCGCGATATTCTTTCGGTGTGCTTTGATTGTTACGGCAGCCTGGACCGTGTTGACGAAATCCTGGAACGTAACGATGTCGGTGACCCGCTGGTAATGACCCGCGAAAGTTTGAGGGTACTTTCCAAATGA
- a CDS encoding phage tail assembly protein, with product MDYTLIVPIKKVDGTEIDHVAVKESFTGRDIKAIVNCKGEGDAMIALVVAASGLTENNVLGMDARDVKAIGELARPFLVGGEA from the coding sequence ATGGATTACACACTGATTGTTCCCATCAAGAAAGTGGATGGAACCGAAATTGACCATGTTGCGGTCAAGGAATCCTTTACCGGTCGCGACATCAAGGCTATTGTAAACTGTAAAGGCGAAGGTGATGCCATGATTGCACTCGTTGTTGCTGCGTCCGGCCTGACGGAAAACAATGTGCTTGGCATGGATGCCCGCGACGTGAAGGCTATTGGCGAACTTGCCCGCCCTTTCTTAGTCGGTGGGGAGGCTTAG
- a CDS encoding phage tail tube protein, with translation MAFEDVGGTHKLYVNGVQFNLKGDPTIDIGGEKRTPIMGVDGRMHGYKVETMPAKVSGTITDTSDLDQIELRQLKNATVKLEKPNGKVFVITGAAFSGDPSESGAEGEISFEFSGPPGKELMP, from the coding sequence ATGGCTTTTGAAGACGTGGGTGGAACCCACAAGCTCTATGTGAACGGCGTCCAGTTCAACCTCAAGGGCGACCCGACTATCGATATTGGCGGCGAAAAGCGCACGCCCATTATGGGTGTCGATGGCCGTATGCACGGCTATAAGGTCGAAACCATGCCTGCGAAGGTGTCCGGCACCATCACCGATACTTCCGACCTGGACCAGATTGAACTCCGCCAGCTGAAAAACGCCACCGTGAAGCTCGAAAAGCCGAACGGCAAGGTGTTCGTGATTACCGGAGCCGCCTTCAGTGGTGATCCGAGCGAATCAGGAGCCGAAGGCGAAATCAGTTTCGAATTCTCTGGCCCTCCGGGCAAGGAACTCATGCCGTAG